The Danio aesculapii chromosome 11, fDanAes4.1, whole genome shotgun sequence region TGACaattttgaaaaagtgacttgtTGACATTTGAAATTAGTGTTGCAGTGTTGTGGTAAATTGCAGTACAAAAAGCAGGTAATAAACTGTCAGTgccttttctgttattttacagacttatataaatatacatgttatttttttatacaatatgtTGTTTCAAACTGTTAAATAGcaataaaagtcacattattAATCATCACCATATATTATCAtgaccataaataaatggaaaaaaatacagaaactgttcatttatgtatatatattttttttttacagtgcacatttaGATTTTGACGCTCTCAAAGgtgctgtatgtttttgactcctctaaagcataaatataaaataatatgtttgcagatatttaagaaacatgccaagtaaatgttcttgtttatctgaaaaacaatgctgaagtcagatattctgatttgaaaatgtgagttacgtgccaaAACGTCTGCCTTTGTTTTGGTTAATTTAACCCgtccactgccagtttagccaattatatttcagcaccccgggttgccttggtggaaaaccgcatatttcattcatttattcagaaaggctcttaaagggcacctatggtgaaaaatctacttttcaagctgtttggacagacatatgtgcatgtatggtgtattgaccatcatattggggtgatataaacacacccagtcctttttttttaatttaacaacataaaaacagtggaccaattggagcagttttcagaccaTCATgataaatggcattcaaacttacattattagcatttaacgctgaataaagcacatgaggcgtacctgaggtgatcattgtcagttttctgttgttcagaaATAGAAGGggtagtcaggcacactcctgtattctcaatctggcaacctgcgcttgcgtgtgttttgcaatacctagttcaaccactgggtgtcaaacccACATCCTGCATCTTTAAACGTTTAGTTTTGCAATGAACTCTGTCTACTGACTCACTCTGGTGTGACATCTGTGTTGTGCCCCTGCAGTGTTCCTGCTCTACATGTGGCTGATGGAGTTCTGGACGATCCCCTTTTCAGTGTCCTCAGACATCATCGGCCTGCGCTTCCTgctgtttctgtgtcaggctTATGCAGTGGTGCTGCTCTTAACACCTCCTCTGATGGCTGTGGAGATGCTGATACACATGCTGCAGCCTCAATCCCACCACAAGCAATGCCTTTCTAGGATAATCGGCTTCTTGGGATGCTTTCTAGCATGGATGGTGAGTGCGCTTTACTGCAGCCATGACTGGACACTGGAACGGATGTCTGTGGAAGATTGTTTGAAGAAAGACGGCTGGCTTGTTTTGtgccttccccattctgatgactTATACGGCGCTCTTCTTGCACTGGTGGTCCTGTTCAGTTTGACAGGGGGTTTAATCAAGATGAAGGCGTCCCGTAGACAACCTGAAGATGACATCAAGCAAATGCAGACGTCACTAACTATGGTGGAGTGTGACAAAGCCGGCGGCAGCTGTGGTGTTCACAGGGTTGGGTTTGTGTACAGTGAGCTGCAATGGTTGAGTCCTCAGAATGATATGCTGAGTGCTGAACAAACCGGTTTGACAGACGGTTACATCCAGAAACAAAGGCAATCAGCCAGCCATAGAGCGATTGCACAGTCTAAAAGTGATCTTCTGCTGGAGGTCTCGTcactgctgtgtaaaacagatcAGCGGATCTCAAACTTCACACACTGCTGGCTTCATGAAAGGGAAAGTCCCTGCTTGGGGCCAGAAGTGTTCACAGGGTTGGTATGCGTGGCTCTGGTTTGCTGTTTTCCCACAGTCGTCAGCAGTAATGTTCTTCTAATCTTTAACCTGGAGAAGCTGGTGGTGTACAGTTTGAAACTCTTATCACTTTCAGTCAACAGGGTCCCGCTTCTGTAAATGAtgctggacaaaaaaaaaaactctgaatgaCCTCTGACACTGATTCTGTTTTGGAATGGATGGTTCTGTAAACACTCTTTTCTCTTACAAATGCcttatttagattattaaaacCCGGTTTATATACACAAAAATGGTTTAAAGATTGAACGTTtcttttaaaggttcaagaaaccctcaagtacttttgaaaaaaatgtaaacagatttgtgttgagcatcagttaagacaacgtcagcacctgtcagctttaatcgtggggaaaactggatccttttgagcttttgtcagctgatttcatcttctgtgtttaaaatgattttaggggcgcgatcaaaatcagtgacataGCACGAGTCTGCTAGTGTAGTGATGATGCGTCGATTTCTcgttattattcatagcagagttttcttatcctatgagaagagcctgcctcttaattattcatgagagcacgtgctttccgaaaGAAAGGCAGACCTGTCAAGCTGTGGGACCCAACgaggtcgtatgtgtttgtttccatgatccacgtaTGGGGTTTGTTGCACGTTTTTCcctgcgatgctgtcagggccgatacagcaaagctgttagtttgcagcaagcatttttgttgagagagctgtacgagaattggagaatggtggactttgtcttttatcagttgagtttgttaacattcagacacatcgcctatctgtgctgctgtgttcacctatATTTAAAAATCACCAGATtgccggcagggctaatggttgaaacaGATAGGGAGAGAGCTGCAGCTCTGCTTCACTGTGTTTGCATTCAGACCCAGGATTCAGGAGGAGAAGTCcccctcatttatagtgtttgtataaacatgattatctttatattgATATAACCAGTGTTgtgaactattttcaatgaaaaggcgctaaATTTGCCGGAAAAGTCGCTAAATGTCAATAGATTACAtcatacgtcaatttgcataATACTGACGTAATCACGTCATgtcgtttctgtttgtttaacagcctgtGATTAATAAAAGGGTATTTATAGTAGCACTATGCTTTATATATGCATgtctatttaattaaatgtattgctgtttgaatacagtatatcactatagatgtgtagtgaattagCAGTAATCTGTCAGATGTTCCGAAAcggtcactaaaatatctgtgattgtgaacaaggtccatttaaatagttaaaatagagAAGCAGAGGcgtgatctgctctcaggctgcaggtgggagagactgctgtatgaggactgggccgcctgtcagtgctctgaggcGGGGGAGAGGCCGGCAGCATGATCCGCAGCTTGCTGAGAAGAGTAGGGAACAGTTCAGTACGTGCACATGAGAGTCTATACAAAGTCTCTAGTAACACACAAAAGTCATTAGATTTGTTGCTAGTTGCTTTTTTGATAATTTGTCGCTAAGAGGGTCTGTAGAGTCGCTAAATATAGCGACAAAGTCACTAAGTTGTCAACATTGGATATAATAAATTGTGGTTGTGTATATGAagttacgaataacaaatgtagcaggacttTAAATTACTTAcggtttatttctttgcattttaactttgtaaactataaactcatgcgtctcctcacggttcgtgtctcattttgtgagccgactgacaacagttgttctcCCGccctttttcccctgctctgccggccacgcccactcctccctgtgctcgcagagctccacgcccatctcagagcattttttgaaaacatTCTGAGGtggacttgaactgaaagagaggggggtttcatgaccctttaaagtgccaaaaacagaaagaaatctcctatagcagtgtttctcaaccacgttctgtgtttcatccaccaacactgcatgtttagcATGTCTCATTTGTCTtttacacccattacaggtctttcagtctctgctaatgagcagatgcgtctgaaatcacatacttccatactatatccgcttgttaagagtgacgtcacgcgaagcggcttccgggtccaagcgctctatcaaactgtatgaggaGACGTAACAAAtggaaataataaacatttacaaagtgatgtaatactttcacaaatcacaatcgcaatatttatatccatgcctaatatctgatggccagaaagtgattcattttttattaattgttcaaattttggtatttgtgattcAGTAAGTTCAGAGACTGTAGTGTACACTAGGATTTTATGTAAATTGACtgtaatgtgtgataggactgaaaagtggccataaacgaatattttctcaattcaattgAGTAGCGGCTTGAACCTGGAAACAGTGTTTCATACGTCACCGATACGACATGACTTGCAGTGTTCATCAGTGGCTTtgatgcatttctcacaacactattcacATCTGCataacagttcatgcatttctcaaaacaattagtacaaactgcaaaacctagagAATAACCTACAAAAGAgcgtcacttgctcaaaatggagagctcattcctcaaaagcaagtattgagtATTGAGTAAGTGTCAGTgttatcaagatgaaaagtcctgacccCATTGTTTATGAATAAGACAGTcagatggctttgtcatgttttcattatgacactTTACTCTCTACATGTTTTTCAAtgcaataaagtcagaattcagtgagacttcctgaaaatgctcaagacagcaccaTATACTGTTTACACAGctgtttgaaaactacagtaaagtcagACATCACTGCATTAAGTGAGATATTAGAGTACaacacactgaatatgtatgtttcacatctttactgcatttgctctttacaattttatttactcacagcattgtgcagaagaataaaaacacccttatttacaacatacATACTTGATTTAGGTAGAGCTGAGCACAACTGTAgacaatactgcagtacatattagaactgaacctacaacatacacaggtctgtaaatcattcatcaaactgTTCAATTTAGATTTGctcattttcaggaaaaaaagattgacattttataaataaaatcagcTAGGCAGATTTTGACAGCTAGTTcaacatttgtgtatgtaatgactcCAGTAATGAAGTGAGGACTATTAGCTTTATATGGAAAGACTATTCAGcattaattttgactgacatgacataagcagatGATAATGTTTATAAAGCAGCAGAGAGTAATTGAAAGCaactgatgcatgtccaaaagcattcgcaatgtgttggaaggaatgagaaactgctgctgtgatgtgcacaaattaataactgtttagagaaatgcaggaactgttgtgcaaatgtaaattgtgatgtgagaaatgcaccaaagccactgagaaaaactgtaacaagCAGATAGAATTAAAAAATAGTACGCaggtacctggatgacctactacttccaatgagattctgaagtgcgcattcgATGGATGAtacgctatcccataatgcactgcgaGATAATTCATGTATGGGAATGAAGCGACGTAACTGACgtaggtaggtcatgtgatcataacaaaatggtggatgtagtacatccgagtggttagcacagtcgcctcacagcaagaaggtcgctggttcgagtcctggctagaccagttggcatttctgtgtggagtttgcatgttctccctgtgttggcgtgggttttcctcagggtgctccggtttccccaacagtccaaagacatgcgctataggcaaaCTGTTGAACTTAATCGGCCATAGTGCATGattgagtgtgtattggtgtttcccagtactgggttgcggctggaggggcatccgctgcgtaaaaaacatatgccggaatagttggcggttcattccactgtggcaactcctcATAatgaagggaataagccaaaggaaaatgagtgaatgaataaagaagTGTTCAATTATAAGTCTTTTGAAGAGGCGAAAGAGAGACTCTACTAGAGTATTACTACAGACTCCTGCATTTCTGAGACCCTTCTTCTTTTTAAAGCACAGATAAGGTTCGAGTAAAgtctgaaacctgcagaaataGTTCATGCACTCCTCCTCACGCGCTGAAAGACAAACAAATTTGAGGGATCATCTGAGCACACGTATCACAGCACAAATCTGATATACCAAGACAAACGACGGTTGCCCAAACAGATGCGCTGAGGATTCATGAGTTTATGAGGTGCATTTTCCTCACTAAGTAAATAAAGTGTCAGCTTCGAGAGCAGCAGCTGGTTTCATATGAGACTGTGGCGTTATTTTTAAACCCGAAACCAGTTTACGGCTTCTCCAAAAGAGGAACGGGGCCTGAGGGGAGCTGTGCTTCACAGAACAATACTGACATATGAGCAGTGGCATTTAGagttaacataaaaaatgtgcaatAAAGTATTTATGCCAGGAGAGAGGAGTGCTCGGAGGCGCTGGAGATTTGCCATGAGCACATTCATCAAGCTTTTCAAGTTGACGAAGAGTTGGATTATCATGAAGAGGAGCGTTCATGACCCAACAGGTGAAATTAGGGACGATCGCAAAGCTGGAGGGGAAAATGAAGCGTTTCAGATGCTGACGTCTATCTCTCGACAGTAGAGGTCTCCCTGCACCGTCTTGAGGAAATCTGCATTTGAAGCTTTCGTTAAGCAGCCTTGTTTTGCTCTTCGGCAGCTGTAGTCTGGAAAACACCACAGGGCACGACTGACAGCACTGAAAGCCTTAGCAAAAACTCAGGACTTGCAGAGACACATGCACGGCACCAACAACAAGTCAATCTCTGAAGAAGAAAACTAAACAAAGACAGCGGAGGAGCCAAACTGACGTCAGAGAAGGCAGCGCTGAAACATTTGGTGAGGGTTTACAACACAACGCTTTAACACTGAATTAAAAAGCGCTTTTGGTCGTCACATCAGCATTTAGGGGGGTCAAAAAGGACACACTTTAtattgatggtccgtttgttgaatttaagttacattgcagctacattaattcaattcacctttatttgtatagcgcttatacaatgtagattgtgtcaaagcagcttcacatagaagctcatagtaaataggaacagtgtagttcagtttgtagtgtttaagttcagtttagctcagttcagtgtggtttaatattcagtccaaacactgaagagcaaatccaacgatgcgccgctctacagatcccgaaacatgcaagaggcgacagcggagagggaaaaaaaacttcactaaatggagaaagtgaagaaaaaaaactcagactcagttgggcacgaccattgtaatttctccgctggccaaacgtcttgtgcagagctgcagtctcagtggcggaggctggaagctggcctcagcgaagactcgtctgtctctggagcatcacaggaatcagtctcatgttctccactcttccatgaccaccacagtagctgctcaggatacggcctggtccaggatatggaaaccttgggatcatctcgtcgttggtcttggattaaatcagtgactctgcatagtctgagggcctcgggaagagtatccccaggtggaaatggagattaaaaagaataattagcgtagctgatgttcacagtgtatatcaacaagatgcagaacctgtgtggaaacccgctaagtggtgcactgagtgtatgctttactaaacagataggtctttaatctagttttgaattgggagagtgaatacatgccaactaattctcagagTATAAGTAGagtgttagggttggggttagagttagtgtaagttgacatgtacttgcaaacaGCGGTGGATTTAGTGCTTTTGAtggcaattccagccatggggcccaaaagttctaaaatgcaccttctgtaattattatttagctgtttttttttcttatatcagTCCATTTCCTTTTCTACAGTTTATCttatgctaaataataataataataataacatgtaaagcacCTTGTAAAACTGTTGAAACGAtttgtaaactttatttattgaacacaagtggatagatttgttttttctaatgtccaatttctgcttttttcctttttgaacacttttgtaaacatttaacccCGACACCCCCCGCCCATCCcacccatacatacacacagacacttttcttgtaaaaacGTATAACAGAAAACGGAgtagaaaaaaatcaaatattaacaataaaacaaaatgaataataatagtcCAATCTGAGATGATgataaataatttcaaataaataaataaataaataaataaataaataaataaataaatacattagctaGTTACGTCAATAATGATGTGCTACCTAATTCTTGGTTATTATGGCTTTAATCGTGCTGAGGTTGAACCGATGCGTCTAGTTTAGGGAATGACGGATCTGgagaaaaaaatgctggattaaaaataataataataataattccgaCCATTTCTTAAATAATCACTTCCAGAGGTGTTAAATCATCCAAATAATCTAGTAGTGGCCTCCAATGAGTATAAAACCTGTGAGACGAGCCTCTGAGAGAGAACTTAATCTTCTCCAATTTCAAAAGACTGAAGATGTCGTGTCACCAAACTTTGATTGAGGGTGGTTGGTGCGATTTTCACATTAAAAGAATTCTTCTGCGAGCCACAAGGGAGGAACAGGCGATGACATTATTTTGAATGTTTGTGACATGAAAATCATCTGGGGGTTTTCCAAAAATAGCGATAAGAGGGTTTGGGTTTAGATTAATGTCCAAGATATCTGAGATTGCCTTGAAACGATTGAATTCACAGCTTAAAGTAATAAATGaactatttcgtttttaaaactaaatcttttactgatttgactgctggactgccaacacaatctcacggcaattcgtaactttttgatttagtggctaattcgtatgaattcgtacgatctaattcgtacattttcgtacgatttgctcatcccccaatgacggttgggtttaggggtggggttaggtgccacgcctcctttttaaaatcgtataattttgtacgaatgaactcgtacgaattcgaacgaattagccactaaactgacaaaacgtaaaatacttacgttttctcgtgagatcaggctgggactGCTCCACGATTGAAGGTGGTGGACACATTTGCGCTGATGTACTAATTACCAtcaaatttacattatttttagactctcactgtacaaaatatgatataaaacaatgttatatataactTACTGTATAGCTATCATTTATATTcataggtatttatttgggggccctcagatttacGGGGGCTCTAAGCGGCCGCTTATCTTGCCTATTGGTTAAATCCGGCCCTGATGGCAAAGTTTCTTGTAGTCAgtaaaatgtctgtttagcagcagaatcagcagatattaagcagacagtctattaatactcaaatggaccatcaaaataaagtgtcaccaatAAAATTACCTGTAAAATTACCACATTGTAACTTTTTGGCAAAAGGAAATATACTAATTttagtgttttcagtgttttctgCATTAATCTAACATGGCCTGTCACTATTTTTTAGgggacttcattcattcattcattcattttctttgcagtttagtccctttattaatcaggggtcgccacagtggaatgaaccgccaacttatccagcaaatgttttacacagcggatgcccttccagcagcaacctaacATCGggatcacccatacactcttacattcacacacacacactcatactctatggccaatttagttcatccaattcccctatagcgcatgtgtttggactgtgggggaaaccggagcacccaaaggaaacccacgccaacacgggaagaacatgcaaactccacacagaaatgccaactggcccagccgggactcgaaccagcgaccttcttgctgtgaggcgacagtgctaaccactgagccaccatgttgcccagcTGTTATTTTATTAGATCAAAATATTTCCACTGGTGAAACCATGTTTTATAACTGCACACAGAACTAAGCTGAATAAATCAGTGTTTGTACACTTTtgttaggacaatatttggcttgGCAAAAACTGCCTTTAAAAGCTTTCAAGTGAAGTTGTTGGGAATGTATATTACTAATCAAGAGTTTTGATATATATTTGCAGAAGGACATTTTCAAAACGTCTTCATGTAGCATGATCTTTACTCAATATTCTCATGAATTTTGGAATAAACAAAAAATTGATGACTTTATGACATTatataatacactacctgacaaaagtcttgtcgcctatccaagttttaggaacaataaataataacttgagttctagttgatcatttggtatcagaagtggcttatataaaaggcaaaggcctctagattacgattatttgaccaaaataaatatgatcatgccttgatatttaatgatttcattaggacagtaaggtctgactttgcttagactaaagtcttgtcactgaacagaaataatgtccagtagagaatataaagtcatgctgcagtggaaacagaatgaatattgtgtctgactccatcatgagcttggaggactgcatccagacatctctgcaatgactcaaatcactgattaataaagtcatctggaatggcaaagaaagtgttcttgcaggactcccagagttcatcaagatacttcagattcatcttcaatgcctcctcctccatcttaccccagatatgctcaataacgttaatgtctggtgactgggctggccaatcctggagcaccttgaccttctttgctgtcAGGAgctttgccctctcctgtggtttgtaatgtaatgggcagcacaaatgtcttgatacctcaggctgttgatgttgccatccactctgcagatctctcgcacgcccccatactgaatgtaaccccaaaccatgattttgtgatgattgggatgcagttcaacagatggttcaacagatgaaatctaccttctgcaacttttccaaatgatacaagtcaagttattatttgatgctcttacaacttggatcaatgacaagactttagtcaggtaatGTATTAATGACTTGATGATCAGAGACACTGATTAAAACTACAGCATATTAC contains the following coding sequences:
- the LOC130237615 gene encoding uncharacterized protein LOC130237615 isoform X1; amino-acid sequence: MEGVLDAALCVCVFRLTISLLLCPSILTHSITAVSLCCCCLVLFTDLVVTLFLLYMWLMEFWTIPFSVSSDIIGLRFLLFLCQAYAVVLLLTPPLMAVEMLIHMLQPQSHHKQCLSRIIGFLGCFLAWMVSALYCSHDWTLERMSVEDCLKKDGWLVLCLPHSDDLYGALLALVVLFSLTGGLIKMKASRRQPEDDIKQMQTSLTMVECDKAGGSCGVHRVGFVYSELQWLSPQNDMLSAEQTGLTDGYIQKQRQSASHRAIAQSKSDLLLEVSSLLCKTDQRISNFTHCWLHERESPCLGPEVFTGLVCVALVCCFPTVVSSNVLLIFNLEKLVVYSLKLLSLSVNRVPLL